The Mycolicibacterium boenickei genome has a segment encoding these proteins:
- a CDS encoding SDR family oxidoreductase: MGQLDGKTALVTGGTSGIGLATARRLADEGAYVFITGRDRARLDEAAASIGGHGIQSDISKIEELDTLAEEIAKHGKGLDVVFANAGGGDFATLADVTPEHYRDNFDRNVAGTVFTVQKTLPLLNEGASIVLAGSTAASGGMPAFGLYAASKAAIRSLGRTWAAELADRKIRVNTIVPGPIETPGLTGLAPADQKQDLLDGLAAQVPMKRLGRPEEIASAVVFLASDQSSFMTGAELAVDGGQIQV, translated from the coding sequence ATGGGACAGCTCGACGGCAAGACGGCACTGGTGACCGGAGGAACCTCGGGCATCGGCCTTGCCACCGCCCGCCGGCTCGCCGACGAGGGCGCCTACGTCTTCATCACCGGCCGTGACCGTGCTCGGCTGGACGAGGCGGCCGCCTCCATCGGCGGGCACGGAATCCAAAGCGACATCAGCAAGATCGAAGAACTCGACACCCTCGCCGAGGAGATCGCCAAGCACGGCAAGGGGCTCGACGTGGTCTTCGCCAACGCGGGCGGCGGTGACTTCGCGACCCTCGCCGATGTCACCCCGGAGCATTACCGGGACAACTTCGATCGCAACGTGGCCGGCACGGTGTTCACCGTGCAGAAAACGCTGCCGCTGCTCAACGAGGGCGCCTCGATCGTCCTCGCCGGCTCCACCGCCGCCTCCGGGGGGATGCCCGCATTCGGGCTCTACGCGGCATCCAAGGCGGCCATCCGCTCGCTCGGCCGCACTTGGGCTGCTGAACTGGCCGACCGCAAGATCCGCGTCAACACCATCGTGCCCGGACCGATCGAGACGCCTGGGCTGACAGGTTTGGCGCCGGCTGATCAGAAGCAGGATCTGCTCGACGGTCTGGCCGCACAGGTGCCGATGAAGCGGCTCGGCCGCCCCGAAGAGATCGCCTCTGCGGTGGTGTTCCTGGCGTCGGATCAGAGCAGCTTCATGACCGGAGCGGAGTTGGCTGTCGACGGCGGGCAGATTCAGGTCTGA
- a CDS encoding CaiB/BaiF CoA transferase family protein: MQGVRVLEVAQFTFVPAAGAILADWGADVIKVEHPVRGDTQRGFINMGGFQLDPDRHPLIEHPNRGKRSVGIDVSTPGGQEVLYEIAKTADVFLTNYLPAQRQKNKFDVEHIRAANPDIIYARGSAYGDKGPERDTGGFDGTAFWTRSGVGHALTPEAINGALSQGIPAFGDSIGGMNIAGGIAAALFHRERTGETAEIDVSLLSTAWWAAGASVTQGMETGETMRSLMPDDATSVNPFMANYRTSDGGTINLCIVSPTGYIRDAFEHLGLPELADDPRFSDALPLIENASEGVELIAKAIGSKPFEYWRQHLKTMKGQWAPFQSLVDLTTDDQAVANDMIVEVDASDGGKPFKVVRGPVQFNHEPLETTRAPQASEHTEIVLMELGLDWDRIEELKDAGAIA; encoded by the coding sequence ATGCAGGGCGTGCGGGTGCTTGAGGTCGCTCAGTTCACCTTCGTGCCGGCGGCGGGGGCCATCCTCGCGGACTGGGGCGCCGACGTCATCAAGGTGGAACACCCGGTGCGCGGCGACACCCAGCGGGGCTTCATCAACATGGGCGGGTTCCAATTGGACCCGGACCGGCATCCGCTCATCGAGCACCCCAACCGTGGCAAGCGCAGCGTCGGCATCGACGTCTCGACCCCCGGCGGTCAGGAGGTGCTCTACGAGATCGCCAAGACCGCCGACGTGTTCCTGACCAATTACCTTCCCGCTCAACGGCAGAAGAACAAGTTCGACGTCGAGCACATCCGGGCGGCAAACCCGGACATCATCTACGCCCGCGGCAGCGCGTACGGAGACAAAGGGCCCGAGCGTGACACCGGAGGCTTCGACGGCACGGCGTTCTGGACTCGTAGCGGTGTCGGCCATGCGCTCACCCCGGAGGCGATCAACGGTGCACTGTCCCAAGGCATTCCGGCCTTCGGCGACTCGATCGGCGGGATGAACATCGCCGGCGGTATCGCGGCGGCACTGTTCCACCGGGAGCGGACCGGGGAAACCGCCGAGATCGACGTCTCGCTGCTGAGCACGGCGTGGTGGGCGGCCGGCGCCAGCGTCACCCAGGGCATGGAGACCGGTGAGACGATGCGCTCGCTGATGCCCGACGACGCCACCTCCGTGAACCCTTTCATGGCCAACTACCGGACGTCCGACGGCGGCACCATCAACCTGTGCATCGTGAGCCCGACCGGCTACATCCGCGACGCCTTCGAACATCTCGGTCTGCCCGAGCTCGCCGATGATCCACGGTTCTCCGATGCGCTGCCGCTGATCGAGAATGCTTCGGAAGGCGTCGAACTCATCGCGAAGGCGATCGGCAGCAAGCCGTTCGAGTACTGGCGTCAGCACCTCAAGACGATGAAGGGTCAGTGGGCGCCGTTCCAGAGCCTGGTCGACCTGACCACGGACGACCAGGCCGTGGCCAACGACATGATCGTCGAGGTGGACGCCAGTGACGGCGGCAAGCCGTTCAAGGTGGTGCGCGGGCCCGTGCAGTTCAACCACGAACCGCTGGAGACCACGCGCGCACCCCAGGCCTCCGAGCACACCGAGATCGTGCTGATGGAGCTCGGCCTGGACTGGGACCGGATCGAAGAACTCAAGGACGCGGGCGCGATCGCCTGA
- a CDS encoding heme-binding protein: MSRTLTTVRYGVVPAFAAGAVGVAVALFSPVTAAAEPPPRPPNCTAADLAGIASGVASATSTYLFTHPDVNDFYTSLRSRPEEDTPEATRVFFDANPQAHADLAGIRQPLTDFRARCGIKAPDQPLGQ; encoded by the coding sequence GTGTCCCGCACACTGACCACCGTGCGCTACGGGGTGGTGCCCGCTTTCGCGGCCGGTGCCGTCGGGGTCGCCGTCGCCTTGTTCAGCCCGGTGACCGCGGCCGCCGAGCCGCCGCCGCGCCCACCCAACTGCACGGCTGCCGATCTCGCCGGCATCGCCTCCGGCGTCGCCTCCGCGACGTCGACGTACCTGTTCACGCATCCAGACGTCAACGATTTCTACACAAGTCTGCGAAGCCGTCCCGAAGAAGACACTCCGGAGGCCACGCGCGTCTTCTTCGACGCCAACCCGCAGGCCCACGCCGACCTCGCCGGGATCCGCCAACCGCTCACCGACTTCCGGGCCCGGTGCGGTATCAAGGCACCTGACCAGCCATTAGGACAATGA
- a CDS encoding AraC family transcriptional regulator, with translation MAVIRGTALTNFHQLVTELGGDSRALVAAAHIPYEDVGRHDRFISLPNGAQMLEDTAAALETPDFGRRLALRQGIDILGPVGLAGRNAATVAEAFLIFDKFMAAYSPSITARITTHLDPDLRRFEFEYVLDPSPPQAQAIELSLGVTLQVLRLFLGAAYRPVAVHLPHPALTSADDYQSYFGCPPSFFEPVAGFTVRATDLQRPLPTDQLAHQTAVDYLAQVMGESNPATSQLVRSLVRQLLPTGAIGLTDIARHIGLHPKALQRRLRAENATFADLVDQTRREVAQRLLLDTDLGLDQLCHQLGYAEQSVLTRSCKRWFGTTPTAYRNARIGSPLRP, from the coding sequence ATGGCCGTGATTCGCGGGACGGCACTCACGAATTTTCACCAGCTCGTCACCGAACTCGGCGGGGATAGTCGCGCTCTGGTCGCTGCCGCCCACATCCCCTACGAGGATGTCGGCCGCCATGACCGGTTCATCTCCCTCCCCAACGGCGCCCAGATGCTCGAGGACACTGCCGCCGCGCTCGAAACCCCCGACTTCGGACGACGTTTGGCATTGCGTCAAGGCATCGACATTCTGGGCCCGGTCGGATTGGCCGGCCGAAACGCGGCCACCGTCGCCGAAGCCTTCCTGATCTTCGACAAATTCATGGCGGCCTACAGCCCATCGATCACCGCACGGATCACCACCCACCTCGACCCGGACCTGCGGCGCTTCGAATTCGAGTACGTCCTGGACCCGTCACCGCCTCAAGCCCAGGCCATCGAACTGTCGCTCGGAGTCACGCTGCAGGTGCTGCGCCTGTTCCTCGGTGCGGCCTACCGTCCCGTCGCGGTGCACCTGCCCCATCCCGCGCTGACCTCCGCGGACGACTATCAGAGCTACTTCGGCTGCCCGCCGAGCTTTTTCGAGCCGGTCGCCGGCTTCACCGTGCGCGCCACCGACCTGCAGCGGCCACTGCCCACCGATCAACTCGCCCACCAGACCGCGGTGGATTACCTCGCCCAGGTGATGGGCGAGTCCAACCCGGCCACCAGCCAACTGGTGCGTAGCCTGGTGCGCCAGCTCCTGCCGACCGGCGCGATCGGCCTGACCGATATCGCCCGCCACATCGGCCTGCACCCCAAGGCCCTGCAACGGCGACTGCGCGCGGAGAACGCCACGTTCGCCGACCTGGTCGACCAGACCCGTCGCGAGGTCGCCCAACGCCTGCTGCTCGACACCGATCTCGGCCTCGACCAGCTGTGCCACCAACTCGGCTACGCCGAGCAGAGCGTCCTCACCCGGTCCTGCAAACGCTGGTTCGGCACCACCCCGACGGCTTATCGCAACGCCCGGATCGGCTCGCCGCTGCGGCCCTAA
- a CDS encoding arylsulfatase, with translation MSDVQGDQLVAAVLPDGGVLPFPPVPSGSIAGRTLQESTYQPRAVPRRLHADSPNIVIVLIDDAGPGLPSTFGGEVTTATLDKICAEGVSYNRFHTTAMCSPTRASLLTGRNHHEIGNGQIAELANDWDGYAGKIPRSSATVAEVLKQYGYATSAFGKWHNTPAEETTAAGPFENWPTGLGFEYFYGFLAGEASQYEPNLVRNTTVVAPPNTPEEGYHLSEDLADDAISWLRRHKAFNADKPFMMYWASGCLHGPHHIMKEWADKYAGKFDDGWDAYRQRVFERAKDKGWIPQDCQLTERDETLAGWDDIPEDEKPFQRRLMEVAAGYAEHVDVQVGRIADELESLGYAENTLFFYIWGDNGSSGEGQNGTIAELLAQNGIPTTVRQHIDALDELGGLDVLGSPLVDNQYHAAWAWAGSTPYKGMKLLASHLGGTRNPMAVRWPARINADAAPRDVFLHCNDIVPTIYEIVGIAPPQVVNGEPQMPLAGASFARTLADRNAPGGKKTQYFEIMGSRGIYHDGWMASARGPRLPWVPGQPPGIATWTPDNDTWELYHLDEDWSQAHDLAAEEPEKLAQMREMFMVEAARNEVLPIGGGLWVPVYHPELRIAPPYKEWEFSGDTIRMPEFCAPALGNKNNVVTIDVDIPANANGVLYALGAAAGGLTVYLDEGRLCYEYNLFILQRTKIRSEGKVPPGRATITVTTQYADPRPAGPLDITIARNGDTIASGQVPISAPLLFTANDCLDIGTCLGSPVSLDYRERAPFPFEGQIHRVHVAYK, from the coding sequence GTGTCTGACGTGCAGGGTGACCAGTTGGTGGCGGCGGTTCTACCGGACGGTGGTGTTTTGCCGTTCCCGCCGGTCCCATCGGGCAGTATTGCGGGCCGCACGTTGCAGGAGTCGACGTACCAGCCACGCGCGGTGCCTAGGCGACTGCACGCTGACTCGCCCAACATCGTCATCGTGCTGATCGACGATGCCGGTCCCGGTTTGCCATCGACCTTCGGTGGTGAGGTGACGACCGCGACCCTGGACAAGATCTGCGCTGAAGGGGTGTCCTACAACCGCTTTCACACCACCGCCATGTGCTCGCCCACCCGGGCGTCACTGCTCACCGGCCGCAACCACCACGAGATCGGCAACGGTCAGATCGCCGAACTGGCCAACGACTGGGACGGCTACGCGGGCAAGATCCCGCGGTCGAGCGCCACCGTGGCCGAGGTGCTCAAGCAGTACGGCTACGCGACCTCGGCCTTCGGGAAATGGCACAACACCCCTGCGGAGGAGACCACCGCCGCCGGGCCGTTCGAGAACTGGCCCACCGGTTTGGGTTTCGAGTACTTCTACGGATTCCTGGCCGGTGAGGCCTCACAGTACGAACCGAACCTCGTGCGCAACACCACCGTGGTCGCCCCGCCGAATACTCCCGAAGAGGGCTACCACCTGTCGGAGGATCTGGCCGACGACGCCATCTCGTGGTTGCGCCGGCACAAGGCGTTCAATGCCGACAAGCCGTTCATGATGTACTGGGCCAGCGGTTGCCTGCACGGCCCGCACCACATCATGAAGGAGTGGGCGGACAAGTACGCGGGCAAGTTCGACGACGGCTGGGACGCCTACCGGCAGCGGGTGTTCGAGCGCGCCAAGGACAAGGGCTGGATCCCGCAGGACTGCCAACTCACCGAACGTGACGAGACGCTGGCCGGCTGGGACGACATCCCCGAAGACGAGAAGCCGTTCCAGCGCCGGCTGATGGAGGTCGCCGCGGGCTACGCCGAACACGTCGACGTCCAGGTCGGCCGCATCGCCGACGAACTCGAATCGCTCGGCTACGCCGAGAACACCCTGTTCTTCTACATCTGGGGCGACAACGGTTCCTCGGGTGAGGGACAGAACGGCACGATCGCTGAGCTGTTGGCGCAGAACGGGATTCCCACCACGGTCCGCCAGCACATCGACGCCCTCGACGAACTCGGTGGCCTCGACGTACTGGGTTCCCCGCTGGTCGACAACCAGTACCACGCGGCCTGGGCGTGGGCGGGCAGCACTCCGTACAAGGGCATGAAGCTGCTTGCCTCGCATCTGGGTGGCACGCGCAACCCGATGGCGGTGCGCTGGCCGGCCCGGATCAACGCCGACGCCGCACCCCGCGACGTGTTCCTGCACTGCAACGACATCGTGCCGACCATCTACGAGATCGTCGGGATCGCACCGCCCCAGGTGGTCAACGGGGAGCCCCAGATGCCGCTGGCGGGAGCGAGTTTCGCCCGTACGTTGGCTGACCGCAATGCACCCGGCGGCAAGAAGACCCAGTACTTCGAGATCATGGGCAGCCGCGGTATCTACCACGACGGCTGGATGGCCTCGGCCCGCGGACCGCGGCTGCCGTGGGTACCGGGCCAGCCGCCGGGCATCGCCACCTGGACCCCCGACAACGACACCTGGGAGCTGTACCACCTCGACGAAGATTGGTCGCAGGCCCACGATCTCGCCGCCGAGGAGCCCGAGAAGCTGGCTCAGATGCGGGAGATGTTCATGGTCGAAGCCGCCCGCAACGAGGTGCTGCCGATCGGCGGTGGCCTGTGGGTTCCGGTCTATCACCCCGAGTTGCGCATCGCCCCGCCGTACAAGGAGTGGGAGTTCTCCGGGGACACAATCCGGATGCCCGAGTTCTGTGCACCGGCGCTGGGCAACAAGAACAACGTCGTCACCATCGACGTCGATATTCCTGCCAACGCCAACGGGGTGCTGTATGCGCTCGGCGCCGCGGCCGGTGGGCTGACGGTCTACCTGGACGAGGGCCGACTCTGCTACGAGTACAACCTCTTCATCCTGCAGCGCACGAAGATCCGTTCGGAGGGCAAGGTGCCGCCCGGGCGGGCCACCATCACCGTGACCACCCAGTACGCCGATCCCCGCCCGGCCGGACCGCTCGACATCACCATCGCGCGCAACGGCGACACGATCGCCAGTGGTCAGGTCCCGATCAGTGCACCGTTGTTGTTCACCGCCAACGACTGCCTGGACATCGGCACCTGCCTGGGTTCACCGGTGTCGCTGGACTACCGCGAACGTGCCCCTTTCCCCTTCGAGGGGCAGATCCACCGCGTCCACGTCGCCTACAAATAG
- a CDS encoding STAS domain-containing protein: protein MTFTNNTPAMDRHFRYGNSAVICEGASMRAQCRQLATVVTVKGDVDNNNIDQIASYVNRFILAEKPLALDLSGVNSFAPQAISLFYDIDEKCGALGVDWSVVASQPVAAEIHHQEVGVPLSSSVPEALHHFAEGNTARRRLLPLLIKSA from the coding sequence ATGACATTCACGAACAACACCCCGGCAATGGATCGACACTTTCGGTACGGGAACTCGGCGGTCATCTGCGAGGGCGCTTCGATGCGCGCGCAGTGCCGTCAGCTGGCGACAGTGGTGACCGTCAAGGGCGATGTCGACAACAACAACATCGACCAGATCGCGTCGTATGTAAATCGGTTCATCCTTGCGGAGAAGCCGCTGGCACTCGACCTGAGTGGCGTAAACAGCTTTGCCCCGCAGGCGATCTCACTGTTCTACGACATCGATGAGAAGTGCGGCGCACTCGGAGTGGACTGGTCGGTAGTCGCCAGCCAGCCGGTCGCCGCCGAGATTCACCACCAGGAGGTGGGCGTACCGCTCAGCTCCTCGGTGCCCGAAGCGCTGCATCACTTCGCCGAAGGCAACACGGCACGCCGCCGGTTGCTCCCCCTGCTTATCAAGAGCGCCTGA
- a CDS encoding LutC/YkgG family protein, translating to MTGPTPQARASVLGRVKAALVSAPPQAVAVPRDYHHEPLTGTGNVEKFAETVAEYRARVHPIEVDTIASTVLELVGRDATVVVPADLPTEWVAGLTTMVDAPALGVEQLDSADAVLTGCALGIAATGTIVLDAGPAQGRRALTLVPDHHICVVRVDQIVDTVPQAFAELTPTRPLTFISGPSATSDIELQRVEGVHGPRTLDVLIV from the coding sequence ATGACCGGCCCGACGCCCCAGGCCAGGGCTTCGGTGCTGGGCCGGGTCAAGGCTGCCCTGGTGTCGGCGCCGCCGCAGGCCGTGGCGGTACCGCGGGACTATCACCACGAGCCGCTGACCGGCACCGGAAACGTCGAGAAGTTCGCCGAGACGGTCGCCGAGTACCGGGCCCGGGTCCACCCCATCGAGGTCGACACGATCGCGTCGACCGTCCTCGAGCTGGTCGGGCGGGACGCCACCGTCGTCGTCCCGGCCGATCTGCCGACCGAATGGGTGGCGGGATTGACGACCATGGTCGACGCGCCCGCGCTGGGTGTCGAGCAACTCGACAGCGCCGACGCGGTGCTGACCGGATGCGCGCTCGGTATCGCCGCGACTGGGACGATCGTGCTAGATGCCGGCCCCGCGCAGGGACGGCGCGCGCTGACGCTGGTGCCTGACCACCACATCTGCGTGGTGCGGGTCGATCAGATCGTGGACACGGTGCCGCAGGCATTCGCCGAGCTGACGCCCACGCGGCCGTTGACCTTCATCTCCGGCCCCAGCGCCACCAGCGACATTGAACTACAGCGTGTAGAAGGCGTCCACGGACCGCGAACACTCGACGTACTGATCGTGTGA